The sequence below is a genomic window from Thermodesulfovibrionales bacterium.
CAGAAAAACCCTCGAAACACTATCAAAGATAATGAGCTCCTCCTCTCCCACCCTTTCGGTCCATATAAAGATAGATACAGGAATGGGAAGACTCGGGTTCTTGCCAGATGAAATACCCTACCTGTTAAAGAAAATTGGAGATATAAAATCTATTAAAATAGAAGGAGTAATGAGCCACTTCAGTGAGGCTGAGCTCAGAAACAAAGAGTCAGTCATACAGCAGATTGAGAGATTTAAAGTGTCAAAATCTGAAATTGAGGATTTTGTGAAAAAAGAGGGGCAAAAAGCACCGATCTTCCACATAGCTAACAGTGCTGCAATATTCACCACTAATGAAGCCCACTTCTCGTCTGTAAGACCTGGACTTTCACTTTACGGTTACCTGCCAGGTGAACTTTCCTCTGAGGAACTCTTACCGGCAATGAAGGTAACGACAGAACTGCTTGCCATCAGAGAAGTACCCTCTGGAACTCCAATAAGTTATGGTGGAACCTTTATTACCAGAAGAAAGAGTATTATAGGTATTATCTCTGCAGGATATGCAGATGGTCTGATGAGGAATCTTTCAAACAAAGGATATGTAATTTACATGGGAAAGAGGGTTCCGATTATAGGACGGATATGCATGGATCTGACCATGATTGACCTCACAGATATAATCAGGGTTGAAGAAAAGGAAAACAATGAAGTGACAATCCTGGGCTCCCAGGGCATGGAAAAGATAACAGCAAAGGACATTGCCTCATGGGCAGGAACTATACCCTATGAGGTGCTCACAACCTTTGGGGGTCTTGGTAAAAAGGAATTTATAAACGGAGATAATAAATTTGTCAGCTAAAAGCTATATTGAAAAACTCGGTAGATTCGTCTCCCTCTTCATAATAGAGGCAGGAGGCATTGTCCTTTTTGCCATAAGAACCCTGAGACAGCTCTTTACCC
It includes:
- the alr gene encoding alanine racemase yields the protein MNRHLKVFIDLNAIKNNLKIIRQRLTLGTGIIGVVKADAYGHGALEVAKTLENSGIEMLATAYLEEAIYLREGGIKVPILVLFEEPDPQKFLRYDLRAVIHNRKTLETLSKIMSSSSPTLSVHIKIDTGMGRLGFLPDEIPYLLKKIGDIKSIKIEGVMSHFSEAELRNKESVIQQIERFKVSKSEIEDFVKKEGQKAPIFHIANSAAIFTTNEAHFSSVRPGLSLYGYLPGELSSEELLPAMKVTTELLAIREVPSGTPISYGGTFITRRKSIIGIISAGYADGLMRNLSNKGYVIYMGKRVPIIGRICMDLTMIDLTDIIRVEEKENNEVTILGSQGMEKITAKDIASWAGTIPYEVLTTFGGLGKKEFINGDNKFVS